One genomic region from Pyrinomonadaceae bacterium encodes:
- a CDS encoding zinc ribbon domain-containing protein, with product MFCPKCAAQNVEGAHFCRACGANISLVPQALTGQLPATPVEYSEGKKSRKNQPTLDGGIRDVCTGFGFLAVAVALAIFGRPIGAQVWWFWMLLPAFGMLGNGISKIVRANQLKSSQFIPQQIQYVAPERMEPGRTNELRPPVASVTEGTTRHLGTEPATRHFDPVNQKPS from the coding sequence ATGTTCTGTCCCAAATGCGCAGCGCAAAATGTTGAAGGCGCGCATTTCTGCCGCGCATGCGGCGCGAATATCAGTCTGGTTCCGCAGGCGCTAACCGGACAGTTACCGGCGACGCCCGTTGAATACTCCGAGGGAAAAAAGAGTCGCAAGAACCAACCAACTCTTGATGGCGGCATCCGGGATGTATGTACCGGCTTTGGATTTCTGGCTGTAGCTGTGGCGCTGGCGATTTTTGGAAGACCAATCGGCGCGCAGGTTTGGTGGTTCTGGATGTTGTTGCCCGCGTTCGGGATGTTGGGTAACGGAATCTCGAAAATCGTGCGCGCAAACCAACTCAAGTCGTCGCAGTTTATTCCGCAACAGATTCAGTACGTGGCTCCTGAACGCATGGAGCCAGGCAGAACCAATGAACTTCGGCCGCCGGTCGCGAGCGTAACGGAAGGAACTACGCGTCACCTGGGAACCGAACCAGCGACTCGACATTTTGATCCGGTAAATCAGAAACCATCTTAG